Proteins found in one Nocardia brasiliensis ATCC 700358 genomic segment:
- a CDS encoding TIGR03086 family metal-binding protein, which yields MLDLKPAGATVIELLNATTDEQLDRPTPCSEYTVAQLIGHIREVAVGFAAMARKDSDRPPDDPDSIPSVFDAARRRETAELVDALTLAWDAPDAWQGTTALSPDVALPNEVWGRIVLTELVVHGWDLARATGRPLDLPTATLRACLDHVVDFVPKAPIPQLWGPAVVASGDAALIDRIVAVTGRDPRWSGTASES from the coding sequence GTGCTCGACCTGAAACCGGCCGGTGCCACCGTGATCGAACTCCTGAATGCCACCACGGACGAGCAGTTGGACCGGCCGACCCCGTGCAGCGAGTACACCGTCGCGCAACTGATCGGGCATATCCGTGAGGTTGCGGTCGGGTTCGCGGCGATGGCGCGCAAGGATTCCGATCGTCCTCCGGATGACCCCGACAGCATCCCGAGCGTTTTCGACGCCGCGCGCCGCCGCGAGACAGCCGAGCTGGTCGACGCGCTCACGCTGGCCTGGGACGCGCCCGACGCCTGGCAGGGCACAACGGCACTGTCCCCGGATGTGGCGCTGCCGAACGAGGTTTGGGGCAGGATCGTGCTCACCGAACTGGTGGTGCACGGCTGGGACCTGGCCAGGGCGACCGGCCGCCCCCTGGACTTGCCCACCGCGACCTTGCGGGCGTGCCTGGACCACGTAGTCGATTTCGTGCCGAAGGCTCCGATCCCGCAACTGTGGGGACCCGCCGTGGTCGCCTCCGGCGATGCCGCCCTGATCGATCGCATCGTCGCTGTCACCGGTCGCGACCCCCGATGGTCCGGGACGGCGTCCGAGTCCTGA
- a CDS encoding MmpS family transport accessory protein → MTTPPHVPQHPPADRPPRLPTWLWVLLIVVTLVVGGGVATAAVVATKDASGSATAVQATSQPARPTTVPPTGTRAGLPTDPKRVRYEVVSSTGTVPRLHYIDDAGPHSETKVASPWSKEVLTLQKDVLLTLTAQGGKDADLICRITVDGTVRTEREAKAPQANAICTLD, encoded by the coding sequence ATGACCACCCCACCGCATGTCCCGCAGCACCCGCCGGCGGACCGGCCGCCGCGACTACCGACCTGGTTGTGGGTGCTGCTCATCGTGGTGACGCTCGTGGTCGGCGGCGGTGTGGCCACGGCCGCAGTGGTGGCCACCAAGGACGCGAGCGGCTCCGCCACCGCCGTGCAGGCGACGTCACAGCCCGCCCGACCGACGACGGTGCCGCCCACCGGCACCCGCGCCGGACTGCCCACCGATCCGAAAAGGGTGCGCTACGAGGTCGTCTCGTCGACCGGAACGGTGCCGCGGCTGCACTACATCGACGACGCGGGTCCGCATTCCGAGACCAAGGTCGCCTCGCCGTGGTCCAAGGAGGTCTTGACCTTGCAGAAAGACGTACTGCTGACGCTCACGGCACAGGGCGGCAAGGACGCCGACCTGATCTGCCGCATCACCGTCGACGGCACGGTGCGCACCGAGCGGGAGGCGAAGGCGCCACAGGCCAACGCCATCTGCACGCTCGATTGA
- a CDS encoding cytochrome P450 family protein: MEHEPLVLDTTGVDIQGESARIRARGPVALVALPGGVPAWSVTDAVLLKTLLADPRVSKDPRRHWSSFINGEITEAWPLLPWVAVDNMFTAYGPDHRRLRRLVSPAFTHRRSTALRPRIEEITTTLLDALAATPPGESVDLRAHFAYPVPIKVITEMMGVPEHLGPGLHKCVDGFFDSSFTAEQAQANYLEMYGLISELVAFRRATPGDDVTSVLIATRDEDGSQLVEKELVDTLMLVINAGHETTVNLLDQAIFALLTHDGQRADVLAGRVPWSDLVEETLRYEAPVAHLPLRYAVEDIELGEIRIPKGEAILASYAGAGRDPRVHGATADTFDVHRANKEHLSFGHGAHHCIGAPLARLEATIALPALFERFPKLRFAVDPAELEPVGSFISNGHRTLPVYLT; this comes from the coding sequence ATGGAGCATGAACCACTGGTCCTGGACACGACGGGTGTCGACATCCAGGGCGAATCCGCCAGGATTCGCGCGCGTGGACCGGTCGCCTTGGTGGCGTTACCCGGCGGTGTGCCCGCGTGGTCGGTGACCGATGCCGTCCTGCTCAAGACCTTGCTGGCCGACCCGCGCGTCTCCAAAGATCCGCGCAGGCACTGGTCTTCGTTCATCAACGGGGAGATCACCGAGGCCTGGCCGTTGTTGCCGTGGGTGGCGGTGGACAACATGTTCACCGCCTACGGCCCCGATCACCGCCGGCTCCGCCGGCTTGTCTCGCCCGCGTTCACGCACCGGCGCAGCACCGCCCTGCGCCCGCGCATCGAGGAGATCACCACCACGCTGCTCGACGCGCTCGCGGCAACACCGCCGGGCGAATCGGTCGATCTGCGTGCGCATTTCGCGTATCCGGTGCCGATCAAGGTGATCACCGAGATGATGGGTGTGCCCGAGCATCTCGGTCCCGGCCTGCACAAGTGTGTCGACGGTTTCTTCGACTCCTCGTTCACCGCCGAGCAGGCCCAAGCCAACTACCTCGAAATGTACGGTTTGATCAGCGAATTGGTCGCGTTCCGCCGGGCCACGCCCGGTGACGACGTGACCAGCGTGCTGATCGCCACCCGCGACGAGGACGGTTCGCAGCTCGTCGAGAAGGAACTCGTCGACACCCTGATGCTGGTGATCAACGCCGGGCACGAGACCACGGTGAACCTGCTCGATCAGGCGATCTTCGCGCTGCTGACGCACGACGGCCAGCGCGCCGACGTGCTGGCCGGCCGGGTGCCCTGGTCGGATCTGGTGGAGGAGACGCTGCGGTACGAGGCGCCGGTCGCGCACCTGCCGCTGCGCTACGCGGTCGAGGACATCGAGCTCGGCGAGATCCGAATTCCCAAGGGGGAGGCCATTCTCGCGTCCTACGCGGGCGCGGGCCGCGACCCGCGGGTGCACGGCGCGACGGCCGATACCTTCGACGTGCACCGGGCGAACAAGGAGCACCTGTCCTTCGGTCACGGCGCGCACCACTGCATCGGCGCGCCGCTGGCCCGGCTCGAGGCCACGATTGCCTTGCCCGCGCTGTTCGAACGGTTCCCGAAGCTCAGGTTCGCCGTGGACCCGGCCGAACTGGAACCGGTGGGCAGTTTCATCTCCAACGGCCACCGCACATTGCCGGTGTACCTGACGTAG
- a CDS encoding cytochrome P450: protein MELTVLTTSQTTAATTTALPGACPVQHGSPIDTDGPRVLLHTAEFAADPHRAYAEMRERYGSLVPIEVAPGVPATLVVGYQAALRILNDPEHFPADPRTWQQNIPADSPVKPMMEWYPNALRNSGAAHARYRHAYTAAIDGIDLHALHSTVEQIAIPLINTFCQAGSADLVTQYAFPLVFEVLNQMVGCSAELGQRVATGMAALFDTVNAAQGMQMLSEALMELIQLRRAEPGDDVTSRLAHHPAELDDVEMLSQLISFYGAGIEPQQNLIINTLLLMVTDDRFGGDVLGGSLSTRDALDEVLFNDPPMANFCTSYPRQPILIDNNWLPAHQPVLISLAGCNNDPEIRGGDRTGNRSHLAWSAGPHACPAKSVAYLVVQDAIDQLLDALPEMQLAVSVAELSWRPGPFHRALASLPVIFPKSPPLNMM from the coding sequence ATGGAGCTCACTGTTTTGACCACGTCGCAGACCACCGCAGCCACCACCACCGCACTGCCCGGCGCCTGCCCGGTGCAGCACGGATCGCCGATCGACACCGACGGCCCCCGGGTGCTGCTGCACACCGCCGAGTTCGCCGCCGACCCGCACCGCGCCTATGCCGAGATGCGCGAGCGCTATGGCTCTTTGGTGCCGATCGAAGTGGCGCCGGGCGTCCCCGCGACCCTCGTGGTCGGCTATCAAGCCGCGCTGCGCATCTTGAACGACCCGGAGCACTTTCCGGCCGACCCGCGCACCTGGCAGCAGAACATCCCCGCGGACTCGCCGGTCAAGCCGATGATGGAGTGGTACCCGAACGCGCTGCGAAACAGCGGTGCGGCGCATGCCCGCTACCGGCACGCCTACACCGCGGCCATCGACGGAATCGACCTGCACGCACTGCATTCCACCGTCGAGCAGATCGCGATCCCGCTGATCAACACGTTCTGCCAGGCGGGCTCCGCGGATCTGGTGACCCAGTACGCCTTTCCGCTCGTGTTCGAGGTGCTCAACCAAATGGTCGGCTGCTCGGCCGAATTGGGCCAGCGGGTGGCGACCGGCATGGCCGCGCTCTTCGACACCGTCAATGCCGCGCAAGGCATGCAGATGCTCAGCGAGGCGTTGATGGAGCTGATTCAGCTGCGCCGGGCCGAGCCCGGTGACGATGTCACCTCACGGCTGGCGCACCATCCGGCCGAGCTGGACGATGTGGAGATGCTGTCGCAGCTGATCAGTTTCTACGGGGCGGGCATCGAACCGCAGCAGAACCTGATCATCAACACGTTGCTGCTGATGGTCACCGACGATCGGTTCGGCGGCGATGTGCTCGGTGGCAGCCTGTCCACCCGGGACGCATTGGACGAGGTGCTGTTCAACGATCCGCCGATGGCCAACTTCTGCACGTCCTATCCGCGCCAGCCGATCCTGATCGACAACAACTGGCTGCCCGCGCATCAGCCGGTGCTGATCAGCCTCGCGGGGTGCAACAACGATCCGGAGATCCGCGGCGGCGACCGTACCGGTAACCGCTCGCACCTGGCGTGGAGCGCCGGACCGCATGCGTGCCCCGCGAAATCCGTTGCCTACCTGGTGGTGCAGGACGCCATCGATCAGCTGCTGGACGCGCTGCCCGAGATGCAGCTCGCCGTCTCCGTCGCCGAATTGTCCTGGCGGCCCGGGCCTTTCCACCGTGCGCTGGCTTCGCTTCCGGTCATTTTCCCCAAGTCCCCTCCGTTGAACATGATGTAA
- a CDS encoding class I SAM-dependent methyltransferase: protein MTGIDWNHNSFYHRLLLRQLPKNMSRVLDVGCGAGAFAVVLARQAERVDALDQSPVMIDAAKQVVPANVTCILGDILEQQFPPATYDAIVSISTLHHLPLDEVLPVLADALRPGGVLAAVALPRTDLPRELPTELVAALGHRVLGGTFALLRKLGLGDRHALDPAHADMPVRLDPPLTTRQVREQARTLLPGAQVRRRLFWRYSLVWHKPHP, encoded by the coding sequence GTGACCGGAATCGACTGGAACCACAACAGTTTCTACCACCGGCTCCTCCTGCGTCAGTTACCCAAGAACATGTCCCGTGTGCTCGATGTCGGTTGCGGGGCGGGTGCCTTCGCCGTCGTGCTGGCACGGCAGGCCGAGCGGGTCGACGCGCTCGATCAATCCCCGGTGATGATCGACGCCGCGAAGCAGGTCGTACCCGCGAACGTCACATGCATCCTCGGCGACATCCTGGAACAGCAGTTTCCGCCCGCGACCTATGACGCGATCGTCTCCATCAGCACACTGCACCACCTGCCGCTCGATGAAGTGCTGCCGGTCCTGGCCGACGCACTGCGCCCCGGCGGTGTGCTCGCCGCCGTCGCACTGCCCCGCACCGATCTCCCTCGCGAGTTGCCCACCGAACTCGTTGCCGCACTTGGACACCGAGTGCTCGGCGGCACCTTCGCACTACTACGCAAACTCGGCCTCGGCGACCGGCACGCCCTCGATCCCGCCCACGCCGACATGCCCGTCCGCCTCGACCCACCTTTGACCACCCGCCAGGTCCGCGAACAAGCGCGCACCCTGCTCCCCGGCGCGCAAGTCCGCCGCCGCCTGTTCTGGCGCTACTCCTTGGTCTGGCACAAACCGCACCCGTAG
- a CDS encoding saccharopine dehydrogenase family protein: protein MRILVLGGAGQMGRVTAAVLAGDDAVERVVVTDLDERNARSVADRLGPKVSGIDLDVLDEAALAAALRDCDLVANSVGPFFRFGVPILTAAIAAGRDYVDICDDWEPTLQMLELDEAARQAGVTALVGMGASPGIANLLACTAARELDTVDDIITGWNIAGSAPPAATPGTPNAAVAHGIHQITGTIRVLRNGRMVDRPALEQRRFHYPGIGPARGWTFGHPEAVTLHRNHPHARENVNLVIGQRWTIALLSALRYSVDRGLLSANNAARIVEAVERRAPARPASVLRPGAPPPMFAVLSGTRAGVPATAATALGQVPGLSMAEITGIPLAVAARLLPTSPGVHTPESLLDPDVFFAALAPHCLGAPAPHTMTITTRSWVDDHTNAESLSAALLTALLVPPRPSA, encoded by the coding sequence ATGCGAATTCTGGTGCTCGGCGGTGCGGGACAGATGGGACGGGTCACCGCTGCGGTCCTCGCCGGTGACGACGCGGTCGAGCGGGTGGTGGTCACCGACCTCGACGAACGCAACGCGCGCTCCGTCGCGGATCGGTTGGGGCCCAAGGTATCCGGCATCGACCTCGACGTGCTGGACGAAGCCGCCCTGGCTGCGGCGCTGCGGGACTGCGACTTGGTGGCCAACTCGGTCGGCCCGTTCTTCCGGTTCGGCGTGCCTATCCTGACCGCGGCGATCGCGGCGGGCCGCGACTACGTCGACATCTGTGACGACTGGGAACCGACCCTGCAGATGCTCGAACTGGACGAGGCGGCACGGCAGGCCGGGGTCACCGCGCTGGTGGGCATGGGCGCCAGTCCGGGCATCGCAAACCTGTTGGCGTGCACCGCCGCTCGCGAACTCGACACCGTGGACGACATCATCACCGGGTGGAACATCGCCGGATCCGCGCCACCGGCGGCCACACCCGGAACCCCGAACGCGGCTGTCGCACACGGGATCCACCAGATCACCGGCACGATCCGGGTGCTGCGCAACGGCAGGATGGTCGATCGGCCCGCGTTGGAACAGCGCAGGTTCCACTACCCGGGCATCGGTCCCGCGCGCGGCTGGACCTTCGGTCATCCGGAGGCGGTCACGCTGCACCGCAACCATCCGCACGCGCGGGAGAACGTCAACCTCGTGATCGGTCAGCGCTGGACCATCGCGCTGCTCTCGGCGCTGCGTTACAGCGTGGATCGCGGGCTGCTCTCGGCGAACAACGCTGCCCGCATCGTCGAAGCGGTGGAACGTCGCGCGCCCGCGCGCCCGGCGAGCGTCCTGCGCCCCGGCGCCCCGCCGCCGATGTTCGCGGTGCTCAGCGGCACCCGCGCCGGTGTCCCCGCGACCGCCGCGACCGCGTTGGGACAGGTCCCGGGCCTGTCGATGGCCGAGATCACGGGCATCCCGCTGGCCGTCGCCGCACGCCTGCTGCCCACCTCGCCCGGTGTGCACACCCCGGAATCCCTGCTCGACCCCGACGTCTTCTTCGCCGCACTGGCCCCGCACTGCCTCGGGGCGCCCGCGCCGCACACCATGACGATCACCACTCGTTCCTGGGTCGACGATCACACCAACGCCGAAAGTCTTTCCGCGGCTTTGCTCACCGCGCTCTTGGTGCCGCCACGGCCGTCGGCGTAG
- a CDS encoding bifunctional serine/threonine-protein kinase/ABC transporter substrate-binding protein produces MLRAGEIFAGYVVERRLGRGGMGSVYLARHPRLPRRIALKLLSSNLHADQEMLARFEREAELVARLDHPNIVAVYDRGIDDDTRWISMQYVDGTDAGALDPRSLAPLRAIQIVAETAKALDYAHAVGVLHRDVKPANILLARATAGQNERILLTDFGIARLRDESQQLTRTGMFAATLAYASPEQLSAAPVDHRSDQYALACTLFWLLTGTAPFVADSPAGLIAGHLQQPPPAVGDRRPGLPPALNAVLAKALAKTPAERFASCTEFATAALHAMSGTAANELSAPPTTPLAWVPPVESAQRQDDSTQSRSAGDADAETQTANPAAARPSATPEPNEEPEPTLPGTWPAPTPGSHPETRPAEWPTTLSEDAYPASGTRVTHPADAGAVPEPPDNQPESAGSGPRLQSSDALSRNAVHTARSAQSRVLRRTGIGGSVLVVATAAVVGAVWAFGGFDGGHKAPGDTSAPIEWAGAIAPGTVGAPRTVAPLAQIDMQGQESAKAAAAADPAGDGKATCAPVTLAATGPTGPGRYTYGAVKLAVDRFTKANPGCTVTVREVDTAGGAAALTATRIVQDQSTVALVGPMISDEIRTVGAVFDNAGLPFLTPSATDPTLSTNGWSSFFRGLAADDVQGAALAKYLVGTAHFRKICVVEDKSGYGRSLAGSVVAGIGAAADARCGAEITRGDRGFATVVAAIATAEPDAVFYSGQYEEAAELLRQLRGAGVTAPFVSAESTVTADFVAAAGDSAAGALISCSCGPVVSRFAADYEALNGQPPGPGSAEAYDLTTIVLKGIAAGQDTRSKLLTYLHNYDGTGLARTYRWTATGEPAAPQIWLYKVD; encoded by the coding sequence ATGCTGCGCGCTGGTGAGATCTTCGCCGGATACGTGGTCGAGCGCCGGCTGGGCCGGGGCGGGATGGGGTCGGTGTATCTCGCGCGGCATCCGCGACTGCCGCGCCGGATCGCGCTGAAACTGCTCAGCTCGAACCTGCATGCCGACCAGGAGATGCTGGCGCGGTTCGAGCGCGAGGCGGAGCTGGTCGCGCGGCTGGACCATCCGAACATCGTGGCCGTGTACGACCGCGGTATCGACGATGACACGCGCTGGATCTCGATGCAGTATGTGGACGGCACCGACGCGGGCGCGCTCGACCCACGCTCGCTGGCTCCGCTGCGCGCCATCCAGATCGTCGCCGAGACGGCCAAGGCCCTCGACTACGCGCACGCCGTCGGGGTGCTGCATCGTGACGTGAAACCGGCGAACATCCTGCTGGCCCGGGCGACGGCCGGACAGAACGAGCGAATCCTGTTGACGGACTTCGGCATCGCGCGCCTGCGCGACGAGTCCCAGCAGTTGACCCGCACCGGAATGTTCGCCGCGACACTGGCGTACGCGTCACCTGAGCAGCTGTCCGCCGCCCCCGTCGACCACCGATCCGACCAATACGCGCTGGCCTGCACGCTGTTCTGGCTCCTGACCGGCACGGCTCCGTTCGTCGCGGACAGTCCGGCGGGCCTGATCGCGGGTCATCTGCAACAGCCACCGCCCGCGGTCGGCGACCGGCGTCCGGGCTTGCCGCCCGCGCTGAACGCGGTGCTGGCCAAGGCATTGGCGAAGACCCCCGCCGAACGATTCGCCTCCTGCACCGAATTCGCCACCGCGGCTCTGCACGCCATGTCCGGCACTGCGGCGAACGAACTCTCGGCTCCGCCGACCACTCCGCTGGCCTGGGTGCCGCCCGTGGAATCAGCACAGCGACAGGATGATTCAACCCAAAGCCGGTCAGCAGGCGATGCTGACGCGGAAACACAAACAGCGAATCCAGCGGCCGCCCGGCCCTCGGCGACACCTGAACCTAACGAGGAACCTGAGCCGACGCTCCCAGGAACCTGGCCTGCACCAACTCCAGGCTCACATCCCGAAACCCGTCCCGCCGAATGGCCGACGACTCTGTCCGAGGATGCCTATCCGGCGTCAGGGACGCGTGTAACCCATCCCGCGGATGCCGGGGCGGTCCCTGAACCGCCGGACAACCAGCCTGAATCCGCAGGTTCGGGTCCGCGGCTACAGTCGTCGGATGCGTTGTCCCGGAACGCGGTCCACACCGCACGATCTGCGCAGAGCCGCGTACTGCGGCGGACGGGCATCGGTGGTTCCGTGCTTGTGGTCGCGACCGCGGCGGTGGTGGGGGCGGTGTGGGCCTTCGGCGGGTTCGACGGCGGGCACAAAGCCCCTGGCGATACCTCCGCCCCCATCGAGTGGGCCGGTGCGATCGCGCCGGGGACCGTCGGCGCGCCGAGAACCGTTGCGCCGCTGGCCCAAATCGACATGCAAGGCCAGGAGTCGGCCAAGGCGGCAGCGGCCGCCGACCCTGCCGGTGACGGCAAGGCGACTTGCGCGCCCGTCACTCTCGCGGCGACCGGCCCCACCGGACCGGGTCGCTATACCTACGGTGCCGTCAAGCTCGCGGTGGACCGGTTCACCAAGGCGAATCCGGGGTGCACGGTTACGGTGCGGGAGGTCGACACCGCGGGCGGCGCGGCGGCGCTGACCGCCACGCGCATCGTGCAGGACCAGTCGACGGTCGCGCTGGTCGGCCCGATGATCTCCGATGAGATCCGCACCGTAGGAGCAGTTTTCGACAACGCGGGACTACCGTTCCTGACGCCGTCGGCCACCGATCCGACGCTGTCCACCAACGGCTGGTCCAGCTTCTTCCGTGGCTTGGCCGCCGATGACGTGCAGGGCGCCGCACTGGCGAAATACCTGGTCGGCACCGCGCATTTCCGCAAGATCTGTGTGGTCGAGGACAAGTCGGGGTACGGCAGGAGTTTGGCAGGCAGCGTCGTCGCCGGGATCGGCGCCGCGGCCGATGCGCGGTGTGGCGCGGAAATCACCAGGGGTGACCGCGGTTTCGCCACCGTGGTCGCCGCTATCGCCACCGCTGAACCGGACGCGGTCTTCTATTCCGGACAGTACGAAGAAGCCGCCGAACTGCTGCGACAGCTGCGCGGAGCGGGCGTCACGGCACCGTTTGTGTCTGCCGAAAGCACCGTGACCGCGGACTTCGTTGCTGCGGCTGGTGATTCGGCGGCGGGCGCGCTGATCTCCTGCTCCTGTGGGCCGGTGGTCAGCCGGTTCGCCGCCGACTACGAGGCGCTCAATGGTCAGCCGCCGGGCCCGGGCTCCGCCGAAGCCTATGACCTGACCACCATCGTCCTGAAGGGTATCGCCGCGGGCCAGGACACGCGCTCGAAACTCCTGACCTACCTGCACAACTACGACGGCACCGGGTTGGCGCGCACTTATCGCTGGACCGCCACCGGTGAACCGGCCGCCCCGCAGATCTGGCTCTACAAGGTCGACTGA
- a CDS encoding GNAT family N-acetyltransferase gives MHRHPQVVGLEPLAEGNLRLLLAAAVADADPLEVMPPVAGSTGWDAVSEQAFLDFHRGRALRPDAPVEYTYVITVDGRVVGAARLEPGEHGVEAGVWIGRSQRGRGVGKAVAEQLRAAATAIGARRIHAVTTVDNMAARKLLAAATPAVDGDTVTATVDLG, from the coding sequence GTGCACAGGCATCCACAGGTGGTCGGACTCGAGCCGTTGGCGGAGGGAAATCTGCGGCTGTTGTTGGCGGCGGCGGTCGCGGATGCCGATCCGCTCGAGGTGATGCCGCCGGTAGCAGGGTCGACCGGCTGGGACGCGGTCAGTGAGCAGGCGTTCCTCGACTTCCATCGAGGTCGCGCGCTGCGGCCGGACGCACCCGTCGAGTACACGTATGTGATCACGGTCGACGGCCGGGTGGTCGGGGCCGCGCGGCTGGAGCCGGGCGAACACGGGGTCGAAGCAGGTGTGTGGATCGGCCGCTCCCAGCGCGGACGAGGCGTCGGAAAGGCGGTCGCCGAACAACTGCGCGCGGCGGCCACCGCGATCGGCGCGCGACGCATCCACGCGGTCACCACGGTCGACAACATGGCGGCCCGGAAGCTGTTGGCCGCGGCGACACCCGCCGTCGATGGCGACACCGTCACCGCGACAGTGGATCTCGGCTGA
- a CDS encoding nitroreductase/quinone reductase family protein → MAQDPVRLRRRINKLNGLVKLLQKLGISFSEMHILTVPGRRTGELRTVPLSVLPIAGERYVFQAYGKSAWVANVRAASTVTLSRGRRSSVVRMVELPVAERRTLLRDHVAHGPARLDEWFVKTGLVAEATPAALAEAAERIAVFRIEPA, encoded by the coding sequence ATGGCTCAGGACCCGGTGCGGCTGCGCCGTCGGATCAACAAACTCAACGGGCTGGTAAAGCTGTTGCAGAAACTGGGAATCTCGTTCAGCGAGATGCACATCCTGACAGTCCCCGGCCGTCGCACCGGCGAACTGCGGACCGTCCCGCTGTCGGTGCTCCCGATCGCCGGCGAGCGCTACGTGTTCCAGGCCTACGGGAAGTCCGCTTGGGTGGCCAATGTTCGCGCGGCGTCGACCGTGACGTTATCCCGTGGCCGGCGCTCGTCGGTGGTGCGGATGGTCGAATTGCCTGTGGCGGAACGCCGTACGCTGCTGCGTGACCATGTCGCGCACGGTCCGGCCCGGTTGGACGAATGGTTCGTGAAGACCGGACTGGTCGCGGAGGCGACCCCGGCGGCCCTGGCCGAAGCGGCCGAGCGGATCGCGGTGTTCCGGATCGAGCCCGCCTGA
- a CDS encoding WS/DGAT domain-containing protein, whose product MAPQDATMYWLAGRTRNDLFLLYCFDDAGHSFEQLRAAVADRVATIDALRVRARDVPGDLDYPSWAPAEFDAEQVVEHQLAQPDWSHLEGALGDVAGSVLDAAVHPWRLHIFRGIVGYGDRERAADFAGASPIARRPALVAVLQMSHALADGRRAAEIARELFTEPQAVSGLPGIRETSGVLGAARSGANPPRRDNPAAMTHVSVRKVRAAASALLRLPVHLAENRIRSHRSFHAQHTSGGCSVADRLCSGAVARLVVRTARTPLVSARWVDAAIAVPWLPIRMMRTAYRGYGAFQAQRELADLTAAGELPEPGEGFVPNRVNHIVASGAAVHRVRMLVWEASALRVPGRTVTVVVLTAVSLALARYLVSHGEQVDRLGAQVPMALSDTAKARAHNNYRSLSVDLSADVADLRERADQIAATLRDRRVRAQHPLLTAQDRVTEVVPAPLLRRDIARYPIDIVPDSIAGHTVVSSVHRGPADLTFGGGRVRWTAGFPALGSVMHLTHGVHGLGDTITISVHADHATIPDLDVYTELLRAALDEVARGLKEELVD is encoded by the coding sequence ATGGCCCCGCAGGACGCGACGATGTACTGGCTGGCGGGTCGCACGCGTAACGACCTGTTCCTGCTGTACTGCTTCGACGATGCCGGGCACTCGTTCGAACAACTCCGCGCAGCTGTCGCGGATCGCGTCGCAACCATCGACGCTCTCCGCGTGCGGGCGCGGGATGTGCCGGGCGATCTCGACTACCCGTCCTGGGCACCCGCCGAGTTCGATGCGGAGCAGGTCGTAGAACACCAACTGGCCCAGCCGGATTGGTCGCATCTCGAAGGTGCGCTGGGGGACGTGGCCGGCAGCGTGCTCGATGCGGCCGTGCACCCGTGGCGGTTGCATATCTTCCGGGGCATCGTCGGTTACGGGGATCGGGAACGTGCGGCGGACTTCGCGGGAGCGTCGCCGATCGCCCGTAGGCCTGCGCTGGTGGCGGTGCTGCAGATGTCCCATGCGCTGGCCGATGGTCGGCGCGCTGCCGAGATCGCGCGAGAGCTGTTCACTGAGCCGCAAGCCGTCAGTGGCCTGCCGGGTATCCGAGAGACATCGGGGGTGCTCGGCGCGGCGCGTTCGGGGGCTAACCCTCCGCGTCGCGACAACCCTGCCGCTATGACGCACGTGTCGGTCCGGAAGGTCAGGGCAGCGGCCAGTGCCCTCCTTCGCCTACCGGTTCATCTCGCCGAGAACAGAATTCGTAGCCATCGGTCCTTCCACGCGCAACACACGTCTGGTGGATGCAGCGTGGCGGACCGGCTGTGTTCCGGAGCTGTGGCTCGTTTGGTTGTGCGGACGGCCCGCACGCCGTTGGTGTCCGCACGCTGGGTGGACGCGGCGATCGCGGTGCCGTGGCTGCCGATTCGAATGATGCGGACGGCGTATCGCGGCTACGGAGCGTTCCAGGCCCAGCGGGAACTCGCGGACCTGACCGCGGCGGGCGAATTGCCGGAGCCCGGCGAGGGTTTCGTGCCGAACCGGGTCAACCACATCGTGGCAAGCGGTGCTGCCGTGCATCGGGTTCGGATGCTCGTGTGGGAGGCGTCGGCGTTACGCGTTCCCGGGCGGACGGTCACCGTCGTCGTGCTGACCGCGGTGTCCCTGGCGCTCGCTCGCTACCTCGTATCCCATGGTGAGCAGGTGGATCGGCTCGGCGCACAGGTGCCGATGGCGCTGTCGGATACCGCGAAAGCTCGGGCGCACAACAACTATCGCAGCCTCAGCGTCGACCTGAGTGCCGACGTCGCAGACCTGCGTGAGCGCGCCGACCAGATCGCGGCGACGCTGCGCGACCGCCGCGTGCGCGCGCAACACCCGTTGCTCACCGCGCAGGATCGGGTCACCGAGGTCGTCCCCGCGCCCCTGCTCCGCCGCGATATCGCCCGCTATCCGATCGACATCGTCCCCGACTCCATCGCCGGCCACACCGTGGTCTCCAGCGTGCACCGCGGCCCCGCGGACCTCACCTTCGGCGGCGGGCGCGTCCGCTGGACCGCCGGTTTCCCCGCCCTCGGCTCCGTCATGCACCTCACCCACGGTGTGCACGGCCTTGGCGACACGATCACCATCTCCGTCCACGCCGACCACGCGACCATCCCGGACCTCGACGTCTACACGGAACTGCTCCGAGCCGCCCTGGACGAGGTCGCGCGCGGCTTGAAAGAGGAATTGGTCGACTGA